From the genome of bacterium, one region includes:
- a CDS encoding aminotransferase class III-fold pyridoxal phosphate-dependent enzyme, producing MGKGQELYKKAKKLIPGGTQLLSKRPEMFLPDNWPAYYSRAQGVHVWDLDGRRYTDFSIMGVGACILGYADPDVDAAVHRAVDCGTQCTLNCPEEVELAELLCGLHPWAEMVRYARSGGEAAAIAIRLARAATGRDKVALCGYHGWHDWYLAANLGDGSALDAQLLPGLEPAGVPRALKGSALSFTYGDQEDFDRLMAGHGQSLAAIIMEPARGHEAPVDFLKSVQAQARRAGAVLIFDEITSGFRMGCGGIHLRYGVEPDVAVFAKSMSNGYPMAAVLGRRDVMEAAQRSFISSTNWTERIGPAAALATIRKYRNLQVDKHIIHIGGQVQSLWWNLSDETGLPIRVSGLPTLGHFEIKGVEGNDPLALRTLFTQLMLERGYLAWCQFKASYAHKQEHIDAYTVACREAFAIIYKAIDQRNVQKMLKGPISHSGFKRLVS from the coding sequence ATGGGCAAAGGACAGGAGCTTTACAAAAAGGCTAAAAAACTTATTCCCGGCGGCACTCAACTGCTGTCGAAAAGGCCGGAGATGTTCCTCCCTGACAACTGGCCGGCTTATTATTCCAGAGCTCAGGGGGTGCACGTCTGGGACCTCGATGGCCGCAGATACACTGATTTTTCCATCATGGGCGTTGGAGCCTGCATCCTTGGGTATGCTGATCCGGATGTTGATGCGGCGGTTCACCGGGCTGTTGATTGCGGCACGCAATGCACGCTCAACTGCCCTGAAGAGGTGGAGCTGGCAGAGCTGCTCTGCGGGCTTCACCCCTGGGCCGAGATGGTGCGCTATGCCCGCTCCGGCGGTGAGGCGGCAGCCATTGCCATTCGCCTTGCCCGCGCGGCCACAGGCAGGGACAAGGTGGCCTTGTGCGGCTATCACGGCTGGCATGACTGGTATCTGGCTGCCAATCTTGGGGATGGCTCGGCCCTGGATGCGCAACTGCTGCCCGGACTTGAACCGGCAGGGGTGCCAAGGGCGCTGAAAGGCTCTGCCCTGAGCTTCACCTATGGGGACCAGGAGGACTTTGACCGGCTGATGGCTGGACATGGCCAGAGCCTGGCGGCCATTATCATGGAACCTGCCCGCGGTCATGAAGCTCCGGTGGATTTTTTGAAAAGCGTGCAGGCCCAGGCACGGCGGGCCGGGGCTGTTCTGATCTTCGATGAAATCACTTCAGGATTTCGCATGGGCTGTGGAGGCATTCATCTGCGGTACGGAGTCGAGCCGGATGTGGCCGTTTTCGCCAAGTCCATGAGCAACGGGTATCCGATGGCTGCTGTCCTGGGGCGAAGAGATGTCATGGAGGCAGCTCAGAGAAGCTTCATCAGCAGCACGAACTGGACCGAACGCATCGGTCCGGCAGCGGCTCTGGCCACTATTCGCAAGTATCGCAACCTGCAGGTCGATAAGCATATCATTCATATCGGCGGCCAGGTGCAGAGCCTGTGGTGGAATCTGTCTGACGAAACCGGCCTCCCGATCCGGGTCAGCGGCCTTCCTACACTGGGCCATTTCGAGATCAAAGGGGTCGAAGGGAACGACCCGCTGGCCCTTCGGACCCTGTTCACTCAGCTCATGCTGGAGAGAGGCTACCTGGCCTGGTGCCAGTTCAAGGCAAGCTATGCTCATAAGCAGGAGCATATCGACGCCTATACAGTCGCCTGCCGTGAGGCCTTTGCCATTATTTATAAGGCCATTGACCAGAGAAACGTGCAGAAGATGCTGAAAGGGCCGATCAGTCACTCCGGCTTCAAGCGGCTGGTGAGCTGA
- a CDS encoding nucleotidyltransferase domain-containing protein, with the protein MKEDLQAELSEITQRMVEELKPEKIILFGSYARGTPNEDSDLDILVIVSQSNESPTKRATRAYHCLRGLPMPKDILVYTQEEVEKRRKVHASLISQVLEEGKVIYEGGQKVSFYDIKGVGKEVWEGVDAQRYVNQERASWDEKETIERHERHKKR; encoded by the coding sequence GTGAAAGAGGATTTACAGGCTGAGTTAAGTGAGATTACCCAGCGGATGGTTGAAGAACTTAAGCCTGAAAAAATAATTCTTTTTGGTTCATATGCCCGGGGGACACCAAATGAGGATAGCGATCTTGATATCCTGGTTATTGTCTCTCAATCTAATGAGTCCCCCACAAAAAGAGCAACGAGAGCATACCATTGTTTGCGTGGATTGCCCATGCCGAAAGATATACTTGTCTATACTCAAGAGGAAGTTGAAAAGCGCCGGAAAGTGCATGCTTCACTTATCAGTCAAGTATTGGAAGAAGGCAAGGTTATTTATGAAGGAGGCCAAAAAGTCAGCTTCTATGACATAAAAGGAGTTGGAAAAGAGGTCTGGGAAGGAGTGGATGCTCAAAGATATGTTAACCAGGAAAGAGCATCATGGGATGAAAAGGAAACCATTGAGAGGCACGAGAGGCATAAGAAACGATGA
- a CDS encoding glycosyltransferase family protein: protein MKTIAVIQARMGSTRLPGKVLQEILGRPMLWYIVERLGSIREIARVMVATSDREADDRIASFCQSVGIACFRGSEADVLDRFYQAAKEEHPDIVIRITGDCPLIDPHLVRRLLIQFVESGSFDHLGLATGAGVANQEFRQGRFPDGLDAEAIRFSALEQAWLEARDPLEREHVTPFIWKHPERFRVGCLSSEKDYSSMRWTVDNLEDLELVRDIYRALYSQNPCFGIEDILGYLKSNPALREKNARFIGHEGYEAFWVRG from the coding sequence ATGAAAACAATAGCTGTCATCCAGGCCCGTATGGGATCGACCCGGCTTCCCGGCAAGGTGCTTCAGGAAATCCTGGGCAGGCCCATGCTCTGGTATATCGTGGAGCGGCTTGGGTCCATACGGGAAATCGCCAGGGTCATGGTGGCCACCTCCGACCGGGAAGCTGATGACCGGATCGCCAGCTTTTGCCAGAGTGTCGGTATCGCCTGCTTTCGGGGAAGCGAGGCCGACGTTCTTGACCGCTTCTACCAGGCAGCCAAAGAAGAGCATCCCGATATTGTCATCCGAATAACCGGCGATTGCCCGCTCATTGATCCGCATCTGGTAAGGAGGCTGCTGATTCAGTTTGTTGAATCAGGGAGCTTCGATCATCTGGGACTGGCCACCGGCGCAGGCGTGGCCAACCAGGAGTTCCGGCAGGGCAGGTTTCCCGATGGCCTCGACGCTGAGGCGATACGCTTCAGCGCCCTTGAGCAGGCCTGGCTGGAAGCCAGAGATCCGCTTGAGCGGGAGCATGTCACCCCTTTTATCTGGAAGCACCCTGAGCGGTTTCGGGTGGGCTGTCTTTCCAGTGAAAAGGATTATTCCTCGATGCGCTGGACCGTTGACAACCTCGAAGACCTTGAACTGGTAAGGGACATCTACCGCGCCCTCTACAGCCAAAATCCCTGTTTCGGGATAGAGGACATTCTGGGCTATCTGAAAAGTAATCCTGCGCTCAGGGAGAAAAATGCCCGGTTTATCGGGCATGAGGGGTATGAGGCTTTCTGGGTGAGGGGGTAG
- a CDS encoding aldo/keto reductase, protein MEERADLIDRPENNGHAEVFSRLALGTVQLGMPYGVANRRGQPSPEDACEIIRTAFDFGVRIFDTAQSYGESEAVLGRCFQSLGVSGQVKVISKLHPELNYHDPSCLRESVLTSLKRLGVDSLYGLMLHRASWLAEWSTGLGASLAELKEQHLTAFLGVSVYTPKETRDALAIDEIDLIQAPFNIFDRRLIFSGALEQARQLKKQMFLRSVFLQGLILMPLEDLPEHLSFARPAMLQLEAFCREYGLDRKGFALGYALHRSGEAILVIGAESTDQIRENMALVLGAGSGTLSTTGTMDEEILDAWDSLELNISQKPINPSLWG, encoded by the coding sequence ATGGAAGAGCGGGCAGATCTGATAGACAGGCCAGAAAATAATGGGCATGCGGAAGTATTCTCCCGGCTGGCCCTTGGAACCGTCCAGCTTGGTATGCCCTACGGAGTGGCCAATCGCCGGGGGCAGCCATCGCCGGAAGATGCCTGTGAGATCATCCGGACAGCCTTTGACTTTGGGGTGAGGATCTTTGATACGGCTCAGAGCTATGGAGAGAGTGAAGCGGTCCTTGGCAGGTGCTTTCAATCCCTGGGAGTGAGCGGCCAGGTAAAAGTCATCTCCAAATTACACCCTGAGCTGAATTATCATGACCCATCCTGCCTGCGGGAAAGTGTCCTGACTTCCCTGAAAAGGCTGGGTGTCGATTCGCTGTATGGCTTGATGCTCCATCGGGCCTCCTGGCTGGCCGAATGGAGCACAGGGCTGGGGGCAAGCCTTGCGGAGCTGAAAGAGCAGCACCTGACGGCCTTTTTAGGGGTTTCGGTGTATACACCGAAAGAGACCCGGGACGCTCTGGCTATTGATGAAATTGATCTGATTCAGGCCCCTTTCAACATCTTTGATCGCCGGCTGATTTTTTCCGGTGCTCTTGAGCAGGCACGGCAGCTTAAAAAACAGATGTTCCTGCGCAGCGTTTTTCTCCAGGGTCTGATCCTGATGCCACTGGAAGACCTGCCTGAACATCTCTCCTTTGCCAGGCCAGCCATGCTCCAGCTTGAGGCATTCTGCCGGGAGTATGGCCTTGACCGCAAAGGGTTTGCCCTTGGTTATGCCCTGCACAGGAGCGGGGAGGCGATCCTGGTGATCGGAGCTGAAAGCACAGACCAGATCAGGGAAAATATGGCACTTGTCCTGGGTGCTGGCAGTGGCACCTTGAGTACCACTGGCACTATGGATGAGGAAATACTCGATGCCTGGGACTCCCTGGAGCTGAATATCTCGCAAAAGCCGATAAACCCGTCCCTGTGGGGTTGA
- a CDS encoding N-acetylneuraminate synthase family protein, translated as MKQPEFVAEVSSNHNQDLARCLQFVDLAAQTGCSAVKFQLFRVEELFAPEILAASSRHRARKRWEIPLSFIPAVWARCRERGIQFSCTPFYLRAVDELFPYVDFYKIASYELLWTDLLTACARTGKPVVLSTGMATLDEIRQAVEALDRAGCCDLTILHCVSGYPSPVSDCNLAAIDTLRREFGSGKSSELTGLMRIRVGWSDHSVRPGVIERAIHRWQAEVIEFHLDLDGTGEEFTLGHCWLPEQIKAVIDQVKDGFRADGTGLKEPARSELPDRDWRRDPADGLRPLKGLRQEWVSCGQEGRRG; from the coding sequence ATGAAGCAGCCTGAGTTCGTAGCTGAAGTTTCAAGTAACCACAATCAGGATCTGGCAAGATGCCTGCAATTTGTCGATCTGGCCGCTCAGACCGGATGCAGTGCAGTAAAGTTCCAACTGTTCAGGGTCGAAGAGCTTTTTGCACCTGAGATTCTTGCTGCAAGCTCCCGGCACAGGGCCAGAAAGCGGTGGGAGATTCCCCTTTCTTTCATTCCGGCAGTTTGGGCCAGATGCAGGGAAAGAGGGATTCAGTTCTCCTGTACTCCCTTTTATCTCAGGGCAGTGGATGAGCTTTTCCCTTATGTCGATTTTTATAAGATCGCTTCCTATGAGCTTTTATGGACTGACCTGCTCACTGCCTGTGCCCGGACCGGAAAACCGGTTGTGCTCTCGACGGGCATGGCCACACTCGATGAGATCAGGCAGGCTGTGGAGGCGCTTGACCGGGCGGGATGCTGCGATCTGACCATCCTCCACTGCGTTTCCGGGTATCCGTCGCCGGTTTCGGACTGCAATCTGGCGGCCATCGACACGCTGCGCAGGGAATTTGGAAGCGGGAAGTCGTCGGAACTGACCGGCCTGATGAGGATCAGGGTCGGCTGGTCCGATCACAGTGTCAGACCGGGCGTGATCGAGCGGGCCATTCATCGGTGGCAGGCAGAGGTGATCGAATTTCATCTTGACCTTGACGGCACCGGCGAGGAGTTTACCCTTGGGCATTGCTGGCTGCCGGAGCAGATCAAGGCGGTAATCGACCAGGTGAAAGATGGTTTTCGGGCAGATGGCACAGGATTGAAAGAACCGGCCCGGAGTGAACTGCCGGACCGCGACTGGCGAAGAGACCCTGCTGATGGGCTGCGGCCGCTCAAGGGCCTGCGGCAGGAATGGGTGAGCTGCGGGCAGGAAGGAAGACGCGGGTGA
- the pseC gene encoding UDP-4-amino-4,6-dideoxy-N-acetyl-beta-L-altrosamine transaminase, with amino-acid sequence MDTIPYGRQWLDEEEIAAVVRTLKGDYLTQGPQVEEFEEAVAEICGARYAIAVANGTAALHLAALASGIRPGDEGITSPNTFLASANCLIYCGATPKFADIQADTCCLDPDELKIKLNSRTRVIIPVHFAGQPCDMERIREIADAWNLTVIEDAAHALGSRWRDKKGEWHTVGSCSHSHMTIFSFHPVKTITTGEGGMILTHDPKIARTLRLLRNHGITKDPSEFQNLDCAFPVHGSTLTAPRSNRGTASVSSPVPCSFPPWYYEMQELGFNYRITDLQCALGLVQLRRLPFFLARRREIWAHYQERLSGIGELVLPKERDGVRSCWHLYAAQAQARDKLLIHLRSRGIGAHAMYIPVHLQPYYRRRFGYQRGDFPRAEHYFSRSLILPLYPGLTDEVIDYIVEAIRDFYGAG; translated from the coding sequence ATGGATACGATTCCTTACGGCCGGCAATGGCTCGATGAAGAGGAAATTGCGGCTGTAGTCAGGACCCTGAAAGGGGATTATCTGACCCAGGGGCCGCAGGTCGAGGAGTTTGAGGAGGCTGTGGCTGAAATCTGCGGGGCACGGTACGCCATTGCCGTGGCCAATGGCACGGCTGCCCTGCACCTTGCAGCCCTGGCCAGCGGGATACGGCCCGGTGACGAGGGGATCACCTCCCCCAACACCTTTCTGGCTTCGGCCAATTGCCTGATCTACTGCGGCGCAACACCCAAGTTTGCCGATATTCAGGCCGATACCTGCTGCCTCGATCCGGATGAGCTCAAGATAAAGCTGAATTCCAGAACCAGGGTGATTATTCCGGTCCATTTTGCCGGACAGCCCTGCGATATGGAGCGCATCCGGGAGATAGCCGATGCATGGAATCTGACGGTCATCGAAGATGCCGCTCATGCCCTGGGCTCCCGCTGGCGCGATAAAAAAGGTGAATGGCACACGGTAGGCTCCTGCTCTCATTCTCATATGACCATTTTCAGCTTTCACCCGGTCAAGACAATTACTACAGGCGAGGGGGGGATGATTCTCACTCACGATCCGAAAATTGCCCGCACCTTACGTCTTCTTCGTAACCATGGAATCACCAAAGATCCTTCGGAATTTCAGAATCTGGACTGCGCTTTTCCTGTTCACGGCTCAACGCTCACCGCTCCCCGTTCGAATCGAGGTACTGCTTCCGTCTCTTCTCCCGTTCCCTGCTCTTTCCCCCCCTGGTATTATGAAATGCAGGAGCTTGGTTTCAATTACCGGATAACCGATCTCCAGTGCGCCCTCGGCCTGGTGCAACTGCGGCGGCTGCCCTTTTTTCTCGCGCGAAGGCGGGAAATCTGGGCTCATTACCAGGAGCGGCTGTCCGGCATCGGGGAGCTTGTCCTGCCGAAAGAGCGGGATGGGGTCCGCTCCTGCTGGCATCTGTATGCAGCACAGGCACAAGCGCGGGATAAATTGCTGATCCATCTTCGTTCCCGGGGAATAGGTGCCCATGCCATGTATATCCCGGTTCACCTTCAGCCCTATTACCGGCGCCGCTTCGGATATCAACGGGGAGATTTCCCCAGGGCGGAGCATTACTTCAGCAGGTCGCTGATCCTGCCACTCTACCCCGGCCTGACCGATGAAGTGATCGATTATATTGTTGAAGCGATCAGAGATTTCTATGGAGCTGGCTGA
- the pseB gene encoding UDP-N-acetylglucosamine 4,6-dehydratase (inverting) — MLNGKVILITGGTGSFGQQLCRTVLDRYRPRKLIIFSRDELKQYEMRQRFPDDTQEHRSPMRYLVGDVRDQQRLLHAFREVEIVIHAAALKQVPSCEYNPMEAIKTNVIGAMNVVTAAINAGVKKVIALSTDKACNPINLYGATKLCSDKIFTAAKSYAGSQDIKFAVVRYGNVIGSRGSVIPVFLRQRKSGILSITDERMTRFWITLQQGVDFVLDCLERMQGNEVFVPKIPSMRLVDLARTIAPECTFRSIGIRPGEKLHEIMIDENDSRITREYDKYFVIGWSGHHGNGNREGQPCPPGFSYRSDTNTDWLTGEQLQEYVRQFIEEHSEYQQHGYDSLRPAMAR; from the coding sequence ATGCTGAACGGCAAAGTAATCCTGATTACCGGCGGTACCGGGTCCTTTGGACAGCAGCTTTGCAGGACGGTTCTCGATCGCTACCGGCCCAGAAAGCTGATCATCTTCAGCCGTGATGAGCTCAAGCAGTATGAAATGCGGCAGAGGTTTCCGGACGACACCCAGGAGCACAGGTCGCCGATGCGGTATCTGGTCGGTGATGTCCGGGACCAGCAAAGGCTTCTGCACGCTTTCAGAGAGGTTGAGATCGTTATTCACGCCGCAGCTCTCAAGCAGGTCCCCTCGTGTGAATATAACCCTATGGAGGCGATCAAGACCAATGTCATCGGGGCCATGAATGTCGTTACCGCAGCTATCAATGCGGGAGTCAAAAAGGTAATCGCCCTGAGTACGGACAAGGCCTGTAATCCTATCAATCTCTATGGGGCCACCAAGCTCTGCTCGGATAAGATATTCACGGCTGCAAAATCCTACGCGGGCTCTCAGGACATCAAATTTGCCGTGGTACGCTATGGGAACGTGATCGGCAGCCGGGGATCGGTCATCCCTGTTTTTCTCAGGCAGCGAAAGAGCGGGATTTTGTCCATTACCGATGAGCGGATGACCCGCTTCTGGATCACCCTGCAGCAGGGAGTGGACTTTGTTCTGGACTGCCTTGAAAGAATGCAGGGGAACGAGGTGTTCGTGCCCAAGATCCCCAGTATGAGGCTGGTCGATCTGGCCAGGACCATCGCCCCTGAGTGCACCTTCCGCTCCATCGGCATCCGTCCGGGAGAAAAGCTGCATGAGATCATGATCGATGAAAATGACAGCCGTATTACCCGAGAGTATGACAAATACTTCGTGATCGGCTGGAGCGGCCATCATGGAAATGGAAACCGGGAAGGGCAGCCCTGTCCGCCGGGATTCAGCTACCGGAGCGATACCAATACCGACTGGCTGACCGGTGAGCAGCTTCAGGAATATGTGAGACAATTCATAGAAGAGCATTCGGAGTACCAGCAGCATGGATACGATTCCTTACGGCCGGCAATGGCTCGATGA
- a CDS encoding M20/M25/M40 family metallo-hydrolase produces the protein MQEININRLHNFVAGSRKRFEHYLGTMVEIPTVSTDPARQGDILKGAALAVDYLTEMGARAEIVKTGGHPMILGHFDAYPDAPTLAIYHHLDVQPATPSSEWLHPPFKFTTTLDGHYLGRGTTDDKGPALTALFAAGFAREEGIPLNIKFIWEMEEEIGSPHFAAAISSRKEDIHPDSILVQDDAWISRQKPAITYGIRGLMTALMTLGTAERDTHSGLVGGAARNPVAELCQVISQCLDPLTGRVKIDGFYDRVRKPSPEELKEFESVDFKVSDFQKAHGLRLLRTRDASLILQATWCEPTFEVHGLVGGYPSSEVAAIVPRSAEAKISTRLVPDQVPREIFQLLKDHVARINPDVAVELDSILEPFLTEFAGPHAQAAREAINFGFGLKPVFIREGLSIGSVASMQNLWRVPIVLLGLSLPEHGYHAPNEYFDWAQASGGIRTLAYYFHRISRIGRGE, from the coding sequence ATGCAGGAGATCAATATCAACCGGTTGCATAATTTTGTCGCGGGCTCCCGAAAACGATTCGAGCACTACCTCGGCACCATGGTGGAGATTCCGACGGTGAGCACGGACCCGGCCCGTCAGGGGGATATCCTGAAAGGGGCTGCGCTGGCTGTCGATTATCTGACCGAGATGGGGGCCAGAGCGGAAATCGTCAAGACCGGCGGTCACCCCATGATCTTAGGCCACTTCGATGCTTATCCTGATGCACCTACGCTTGCCATTTATCATCATCTCGATGTTCAGCCCGCCACACCTTCCTCAGAGTGGCTCCATCCGCCATTCAAGTTTACCACTACTCTGGATGGGCACTACCTTGGCCGGGGCACGACCGATGACAAGGGGCCTGCCCTGACTGCGCTGTTTGCAGCCGGCTTTGCCCGTGAGGAGGGTATCCCGCTCAACATCAAATTCATCTGGGAGATGGAGGAGGAGATCGGCAGCCCGCATTTTGCAGCCGCCATCAGTTCCCGGAAGGAGGATATTCACCCGGATTCGATCCTGGTGCAGGACGATGCCTGGATTTCCCGGCAAAAACCGGCTATCACCTATGGGATCCGGGGACTGATGACCGCTCTTATGACCCTGGGCACGGCTGAGCGGGATACCCATTCGGGGCTGGTGGGTGGAGCAGCCAGAAATCCGGTGGCTGAGCTTTGTCAGGTCATCAGCCAATGCCTCGATCCTCTGACGGGAAGGGTCAAAATCGACGGGTTCTACGACAGGGTGCGAAAGCCATCCCCGGAAGAGCTTAAGGAATTTGAAAGCGTTGATTTCAAGGTTTCCGACTTCCAGAAAGCCCACGGTCTCAGGCTGCTTCGTACCCGGGATGCCAGCCTGATCCTGCAGGCCACCTGGTGCGAGCCTACCTTTGAGGTTCACGGCCTGGTGGGCGGATATCCGAGCAGCGAGGTTGCAGCCATCGTCCCCCGCAGCGCCGAGGCCAAGATCAGCACCCGGCTGGTGCCGGACCAGGTGCCCAGGGAGATATTTCAATTGCTCAAAGATCATGTGGCCAGGATCAACCCCGATGTGGCGGTCGAACTGGACAGCATCCTGGAACCCTTTCTGACTGAATTTGCCGGCCCCCATGCCCAGGCAGCCAGAGAGGCGATAAACTTCGGATTTGGTCTGAAGCCTGTTTTTATCCGCGAAGGATTGTCGATCGGCAGTGTGGCCAGCATGCAAAATCTCTGGCGGGTGCCCATTGTGCTGCTTGGCCTCAGTCTGCCCGAACATGGCTATCATGCCCCGAACGAGTATTTCGACTGGGCTCAGGCATCGGGAGGAATCAGGACCCTGGCCTACTATTTCCACCGGATCAGCCGGATTGGGCGGGGGGAGTGA
- a CDS encoding M20/M25/M40 family metallo-hydrolase has product MTTIDANRLNRFIEESRKTFEHCLGGLVEVPTVSTDPSYQDDILMGAGLAAGYLTEMGARAEIVKTAGHPLVIGHFDVQSEAPTIAIYNHLDVQPASPSQWLHPPFKFTVTMDGHYLGRGTTDDKGPALAALFAAKFAMEEGFPLNIKFIWEMEEEIGSPNFEAAIRSKKDDIRPDSILVSDSIWISRNKPSITYGLRGMMAATMTLTTADRDAHSGLVGGAARNPLAELCQVISECLDPLTGRVKIPGFYDKVQKPSPEEIKEYEKLDFNVSEFKKVNGLRMLRTENADRILQATWCEPTFEVHGMVGGYMGSGVMTIVPHTAEAKISTRLVPDQVPGEIFQLVKDHVARINPDVVVELESTLEPYLAEFSGLHAQAAREAVSLGFGLKPVFIRGGGSIGSVVSMQNLWRVPIVLLGLSLPEHGYHAPNEYFDWAQASGGIRTLAHYLHRISRMGRE; this is encoded by the coding sequence ATGACCACAATCGATGCCAATCGGCTGAATCGTTTTATCGAGGAATCACGCAAGACGTTCGAGCACTGCCTGGGAGGGCTGGTTGAGGTTCCGACCGTGAGTACGGATCCCTCTTATCAGGACGATATCCTGATGGGGGCCGGTCTGGCTGCCGGATACCTGACCGAGATGGGAGCCAGAGCGGAAATCGTCAAGACCGCAGGACATCCTCTGGTCATAGGTCACTTCGACGTTCAGTCCGAGGCACCTACTATCGCCATCTATAATCACCTTGACGTTCAACCCGCTTCGCCCTCACAGTGGCTCCATCCGCCATTCAAGTTTACGGTCACGATGGATGGGCATTACCTGGGCAGGGGGACGACCGATGACAAAGGGCCTGCTCTGGCTGCCCTCTTTGCCGCCAAATTTGCCATGGAGGAAGGCTTTCCACTCAATATCAAGTTCATCTGGGAGATGGAGGAAGAGATCGGCAGCCCGAATTTTGAGGCCGCTATCAGGTCAAAAAAAGACGACATCCGTCCTGATTCGATTCTGGTTTCAGACAGCATCTGGATTTCCCGGAATAAACCATCCATCACCTATGGCCTCAGGGGGATGATGGCCGCCACCATGACGCTGACCACTGCCGACCGCGATGCTCACTCCGGGCTGGTAGGCGGAGCAGCCAGAAATCCATTGGCCGAGCTCTGCCAGGTCATCAGCGAATGCCTGGATCCTCTGACCGGCAGGGTGAAGATTCCGGGATTCTACGATAAAGTACAAAAGCCTTCTCCGGAGGAGATCAAGGAATATGAGAAACTGGACTTCAATGTTTCCGAGTTCAAGAAGGTCAATGGCCTGCGGATGCTTCGCACAGAGAATGCTGACCGGATCCTTCAGGCTACCTGGTGTGAGCCCACCTTTGAGGTTCATGGCATGGTGGGTGGCTACATGGGCAGCGGAGTCATGACCATTGTCCCCCATACGGCCGAGGCCAAGATCAGCACCCGGCTGGTGCCCGACCAGGTACCCGGAGAGATATTTCAGTTAGTAAAAGATCATGTTGCCAGAATCAATCCCGATGTAGTGGTCGAACTGGAGAGTACCCTGGAGCCTTACCTGGCCGAATTTTCCGGTCTCCACGCCCAGGCAGCCAGAGAGGCCGTCAGCCTGGGATTTGGCCTGAAACCGGTCTTTATCCGGGGAGGCGGCTCTATCGGCAGTGTAGTCAGTATGCAAAACCTCTGGCGGGTACCCATTGTGCTGCTCGGCCTCAGTCTGCCCGAACATGGCTATCATGCTCCGAACGAGTACTTCGACTGGGCTCAGGCTTCTGGCGGGATCAGGACCCTGGCCCATTATCTTCACCGGATCAGCCGGATGGGCCGGGAATAG
- a CDS encoding nitroreductase family protein codes for MEDARSYLIDEQPAPDLLPYLKGRRSIRKFKPQSVPRELIDKIMEAGTWAPSAGNVQPWYLYLIFNRELKQRLAQAALEQRFVGKAPLVIVVCADKSRAQSSYGIRGETLYCIQDTASMVQNMLLETFSLGLGGCWVGAFREEDVKAALDMPHHLQPVAILPIGYPDEKPGPRTRRDWRETVKVIE; via the coding sequence ATGGAGGATGCAAGATCATATCTGATTGATGAACAACCAGCGCCTGACCTGCTCCCTTACCTGAAAGGGAGAAGATCTATCAGGAAGTTCAAACCTCAGTCTGTGCCCCGGGAGTTGATTGACAAGATCATGGAAGCGGGCACCTGGGCACCTTCGGCGGGTAATGTCCAGCCGTGGTATCTCTATCTTATTTTTAACCGTGAGCTAAAACAAAGGCTCGCTCAGGCGGCTTTAGAGCAGCGGTTTGTCGGAAAAGCTCCTCTGGTCATTGTGGTCTGTGCTGATAAAAGCCGGGCCCAATCAAGCTATGGGATACGAGGAGAAACCTTATATTGTATCCAGGATACTGCCTCGATGGTCCAGAACATGCTGCTTGAGACATTCAGCCTCGGACTGGGAGGCTGCTGGGTAGGGGCATTCCGGGAGGAAGATGTAAAGGCGGCTCTGGATATGCCTCACCATCTGCAGCCTGTGGCCATCCTGCCCATCGGCTACCCTGATGAAAAGCCCGGTCCGCGAACGAGACGAGATTGGCGGGAAACAGTGAAAGTTATCGAATAG